The following coding sequences lie in one Bdellovibrionota bacterium genomic window:
- a CDS encoding glutathione S-transferase N-terminal domain-containing protein — protein MEEKLILYVGNKNISSWSMRPYVALTAKELRFEETSVDMLQDRDRRRRRAFSPTGKVPVLQHGKLRIPDSLAIIEYVEEAFPAPKYLPLWPKDRGERAHARWLSAAMHSGFMNLRESMSFHLCFLPNIPPATPEALDEAKEMMTMWDDALQTRKLSGAYLFGPFGAVDAMFAPAVVRLTSFRVPPVSNRVQGYMDAVLSHPAVRKWLEPARALPPAENY, from the coding sequence ATGGAAGAGAAACTCATTCTTTATGTCGGGAACAAGAATATTTCGTCTTGGTCGATGCGGCCTTATGTGGCGCTGACGGCGAAAGAACTCCGGTTCGAAGAAACAAGCGTGGATATGTTGCAAGATCGGGATCGAAGGCGGCGCAGGGCGTTTTCACCCACCGGCAAGGTTCCGGTCCTTCAGCACGGAAAACTCCGGATCCCCGACTCGCTCGCCATTATCGAATATGTCGAGGAAGCGTTTCCGGCTCCGAAATATCTGCCGCTCTGGCCCAAAGATCGCGGGGAACGGGCTCACGCGCGCTGGCTGTCGGCGGCCATGCACTCCGGTTTCATGAATCTCCGCGAATCGATGTCCTTCCATTTGTGTTTTCTGCCGAACATACCTCCGGCGACCCCCGAGGCGCTCGACGAAGCGAAAGAAATGATGACGATGTGGGACGACGCGCTCCAAACAAGGAAACTGAGCGGAGCCTATTTGTTCGGGCCCTTCGGTGCCGTGGACGCGATGTTCGCTCCAGCGGTGGTTCGCCTGACATCGTTCCGGGTCCCGCCGGTCTCGAACAGAGTCCAGGGCTACATGGATGCCGTCCTGTCGCATCCCGCGGTCCGGAAGTGGCTTGAGCCCGCCCGCGCGCTTCCGCCGGCCGAGAATTATTAG